A single Tenacibaculum sp. Bg11-29 DNA region contains:
- the nhaC gene encoding Na+/H+ antiporter NhaC, with amino-acid sequence MQDEKNISEIKIDDQKIIENKELNIWEALIPVFALITMLAYNVFVYGDDALSGSNQFILLLGGAVAAIVGFKNKVSYERMMEEVAENIKSTAGAILILLMVGSLAGTWLISGIIPSMIYYGLQILNPTIFLAACLIICAIISIATGSSWTTSATVGIALIGIGEALGISLGMTAGAVLSGAYFGDKMSPMSDTTNLAPAMAGTDLFTHIRYMTYTTIPTFAVTMLFFIILGFSQTTTGEANTQSILIDIDKAFNITPWLFLVPALVIVLIIKKTPPLIALLGGTLLAGVFALIFQPNVVAQIAGVKVLDFNSAYKGVMQAITVETSVPTDNEVLKDLFTAGGMKKMLGTVWLILLAMVFGGIMDAIGALARISSFMLSLFDSIFGLFASTVVTCIGLNFTASDQYLAIVIPGKMYAKAYKDKNLAPENLSRTLEDSGTVTSVLIPWNTCGAYHSGVLGVPVIDYAFYAMFNWLSPFMTLLFAAFRFKIREISKK; translated from the coding sequence ATGCAAGACGAAAAAAACATCTCTGAAATTAAGATAGATGATCAAAAAATTATTGAGAATAAGGAGTTAAATATTTGGGAAGCTTTAATTCCTGTATTTGCCTTAATAACAATGCTAGCTTATAATGTTTTTGTATACGGAGATGATGCACTAAGTGGTAGTAATCAATTTATTTTATTGTTAGGAGGTGCTGTTGCTGCAATTGTAGGCTTTAAAAATAAAGTTTCTTACGAACGAATGATGGAAGAAGTTGCTGAGAATATAAAATCAACTGCGGGAGCCATTTTAATATTACTAATGGTTGGCTCTTTAGCTGGTACTTGGTTAATTAGTGGTATTATTCCTTCTATGATTTATTACGGATTACAAATTTTAAACCCAACCATCTTTTTAGCAGCTTGTTTAATTATTTGTGCTATAATATCTATTGCTACAGGAAGTTCTTGGACTACTTCTGCAACGGTAGGTATTGCATTAATTGGTATTGGAGAAGCTTTAGGAATTTCATTAGGGATGACTGCTGGAGCTGTTTTATCTGGTGCTTATTTTGGAGATAAAATGTCTCCAATGTCTGACACAACAAACCTTGCACCTGCAATGGCTGGTACAGATTTATTTACTCACATACGCTACATGACATATACTACAATTCCTACTTTTGCAGTTACCATGTTATTTTTTATAATCTTAGGTTTCTCACAAACAACTACAGGTGAAGCCAACACACAAAGTATACTTATTGATATTGATAAAGCTTTTAACATTACGCCTTGGTTATTTTTAGTACCTGCCTTAGTAATTGTTTTAATAATAAAAAAAACACCACCTCTAATTGCCTTATTAGGAGGAACTCTTTTAGCAGGAGTTTTCGCTTTAATTTTTCAACCAAACGTAGTAGCACAAATTGCTGGTGTAAAAGTTTTAGATTTTAACTCAGCATATAAAGGTGTTATGCAAGCAATAACAGTAGAAACCTCTGTTCCTACTGATAATGAAGTTTTAAAAGACTTATTTACTGCTGGAGGTATGAAAAAAATGCTTGGAACTGTATGGTTAATTTTATTAGCAATGGTTTTTGGTGGAATCATGGATGCTATTGGTGCATTAGCAAGAATAAGTAGTTTTATGTTAAGTTTGTTTGATTCTATATTTGGTTTATTTGCAAGCACTGTAGTAACCTGTATTGGATTAAATTTTACAGCTTCAGACCAATACCTAGCAATTGTGATTCCTGGTAAAATGTATGCAAAAGCATATAAAGATAAAAACTTAGCTCCAGAGAATTTAAGTAGAACTTTAGAAGATTCAGGAACAGTAACATCTGTTTTAATTCCTTGGAATACCTGTGGTGCATATCATTCAGGAGTACTAGGTGTACCTGTTATAGATTATGCTTTTTACGCAATGTTCAATTGGTTAAGTCCATTTATGACTTTATTATTCGCAGCATTTAGATTTAAAATTAGAGAAATTTCAAAAAAATAA
- a CDS encoding metal-dependent hydrolase, with protein sequence MDSLTQIVLGAACGEIVLGKKIGNKALLFGAIGGTIPDLDVFIGSLLYGNEIDAMAFHRGFMHAILFAILGSFLFGWITFKLYNSKKRKGTTTLRDWIWLYFLSIFTHPILDSFTPYGTQLFLPFSDYRVAFNNISVVDPLYTLPFLVCLVIAMFYKRQQTRRSTWVKAGVYISSAYMLFTIGNKIYVDAVFKKSFDKGNISYSRFSTQPTIMNNILWYGIAETENDYKVGFYSLLDSKAELDTILTIPKRRDLLDVTHADIKTLTWFSNGYYNLMPMDSSKNIQYLDLRYPLLNPKGIGSSIFRFELKKDENRWDMAPFSGNRPSKEDLKAFSKRFWGI encoded by the coding sequence ATGGATTCATTAACTCAAATTGTTTTAGGGGCTGCTTGTGGTGAGATAGTGCTCGGAAAAAAGATTGGAAACAAAGCTTTATTGTTTGGTGCAATAGGTGGTACTATACCTGATTTAGACGTGTTTATTGGTAGTTTATTGTATGGAAATGAAATTGATGCAATGGCTTTTCATCGTGGGTTTATGCATGCTATTCTATTTGCTATTTTAGGATCTTTTCTTTTTGGATGGATCACTTTTAAACTTTATAATAGCAAAAAACGTAAAGGAACAACAACGCTAAGAGATTGGATTTGGCTTTATTTTTTATCCATATTCACACATCCTATTTTAGATAGTTTTACACCTTATGGCACACAATTGTTTTTGCCATTTTCTGATTATAGAGTTGCTTTTAACAACATTTCGGTAGTAGATCCTTTATACACACTACCTTTTTTAGTTTGCTTAGTCATAGCGATGTTTTATAAAAGACAACAAACAAGAAGAAGCACTTGGGTAAAAGCAGGGGTTTATATTAGTTCTGCTTACATGTTATTTACTATAGGAAACAAAATTTATGTAGATGCTGTTTTTAAAAAATCATTTGACAAAGGAAATATATCTTATAGTCGGTTCTCTACCCAGCCAACAATAATGAATAATATTTTATGGTATGGAATTGCTGAAACTGAAAACGATTATAAAGTAGGTTTCTATTCTTTGCTTGATTCTAAAGCTGAATTAGATACTATTTTAACAATTCCTAAAAGACGTGATTTATTAGATGTTACTCATGCTGATATAAAAACGTTAACATGGTTTAGTAATGGCTATTATAACTTGATGCCGATGGATAGTTCAAAGAATATTCAGTATTTAGATTTACGTTACCCTTTATTAAATCCAAAAGGTATAGGAAGTTCTATATTTCGTTTTGAATTAAAAAAGGATGAGAATCGTTGGGATATGGCTCCATTTTCTGGTAATCGTCCCTCAAAAGAAGATTTAAAAGCATTTTCAAAGCGATTTTGGGGAATTTAA
- a CDS encoding aminotransferase class I/II-fold pyridoxal phosphate-dependent enzyme, producing MDFKPANDIQDLQYFGEFGGVNPSISDSSTYTFIKAKTMFDTFEGNTDGCYLYSRHTSPSNLYLSEALAAMEGTETANVSGTGMGAITATILQICGAGDHIVSSRTIYGGTYAFLKNFTPKMGLQTSFVNITKLDTVEAAITKNTKMIYCETVSNPLLEVADIKGLAALAKKYSLKLVVDNTFSPLSISPVKLGADIVIHSLTKFINGSSDTMGGVVCASADFINSQKSVIDGASMLLGSSMDSLRSSSILKNMRTLHIRIKQHSKNAAFLAEKFESDGLKIVYPGLASHPSHEIYKSVMNHEYGFGGILTIDAGSLNKANKLMELLQEKNVGYLAVSLGFYKTLFSAPGTSTSSEIPEDEQTEMGLTNGLIRFSIGLDNDIERTYKTMKSCMLEVGVLQRHLI from the coding sequence ATGGACTTTAAACCAGCTAACGACATTCAAGATTTACAATATTTTGGAGAATTCGGAGGAGTTAACCCTTCTATTTCAGATTCTTCTACCTATACTTTTATAAAGGCAAAAACGATGTTTGATACTTTTGAAGGAAATACCGATGGTTGTTATTTATACTCCCGTCACACATCACCTTCAAATTTATATTTAAGTGAAGCTTTAGCCGCTATGGAAGGTACAGAGACAGCGAATGTTTCAGGTACTGGTATGGGGGCAATTACAGCAACTATATTGCAAATTTGTGGCGCTGGTGATCATATTGTATCTAGTAGAACTATTTACGGAGGTACTTATGCTTTTTTAAAAAACTTTACTCCAAAAATGGGGCTACAAACATCTTTTGTTAATATTACAAAACTAGATACTGTAGAAGCTGCAATTACTAAAAACACGAAAATGATTTATTGTGAAACCGTTAGTAATCCATTATTAGAAGTAGCTGACATAAAAGGATTAGCTGCTTTAGCTAAAAAATATTCTTTAAAATTAGTGGTTGACAATACTTTTTCGCCTTTATCAATTTCTCCAGTAAAGTTAGGAGCAGATATTGTAATTCATAGTTTAACCAAATTTATTAATGGTTCTTCCGATACTATGGGAGGCGTTGTTTGTGCTAGTGCTGACTTTATAAACTCCCAAAAAAGTGTGATTGATGGAGCTAGTATGTTATTAGGCTCTTCTATGGATTCTTTACGTTCTTCTTCTATCTTAAAAAACATGAGAACCTTGCATATTCGAATAAAACAACATAGTAAAAATGCTGCTTTTTTAGCTGAAAAATTTGAATCTGACGGATTAAAAATAGTATACCCAGGGCTAGCATCGCACCCATCTCATGAAATTTATAAATCGGTAATGAATCATGAATATGGTTTTGGAGGGATATTAACTATTGATGCAGGCTCTTTAAATAAAGCTAATAAGTTAATGGAATTACTACAAGAAAAAAATGTAGGATATTTAGCCGTTAGTTTAGGGTTTTACAAAACGTTATTCTCTGCCCCTGGAACTTCAACTTCATCTGAGATACCTGAAGATGAACAAACAGAAATGGGGTTAACCAATGGCTTAATTCGTTTTTCTATTGGTTTAGATAACGACATTGAAAGAACATATAAAACAATGAAATCATGCATGCTAGAAGTTGGTGTTTTACAAAGACATCTCATTTAA
- a CDS encoding Lrp/AsnC family transcriptional regulator, which translates to MKLDKIDKKLLGLLQKDSKQTTKQLSLHLGLSVTAVYERVKKLEREKVITEYVALLNKNKIDKSFLVFCHIKLEKHTKEYIVVFEREINKLEEVTECFHVSGDYDYILKIYVKDMDEYREFMVNKLTALKHIGSTHSTFTIGEVKNSNVIAL; encoded by the coding sequence ATGAAATTAGATAAGATTGATAAAAAACTTTTGGGATTGCTTCAAAAAGATAGTAAACAAACAACAAAACAACTGTCTTTACATTTAGGTTTGTCGGTAACAGCTGTTTATGAGCGTGTTAAAAAATTAGAAAGAGAGAAAGTAATAACAGAATATGTAGCGTTACTAAATAAAAATAAAATTGATAAATCTTTTTTGGTATTCTGTCATATAAAATTAGAAAAACACACCAAAGAATATATTGTAGTTTTTGAAAGAGAAATTAATAAGTTAGAAGAAGTAACGGAATGTTTTCATGTAAGTGGAGATTATGATTATATATTAAAAATATATGTGAAAGATATGGATGAATATCGTGAATTTATGGTGAATAAATTAACGGCGCTAAAGCATATTGGAAGTACTCATAGTACTTTTACTATAGGAGAGGTTAAGAATTCAAATGTAATAGCTTTATAA
- a CDS encoding DUF3857 and transglutaminase domain-containing protein, with the protein MKIINLIITLLFLVKINAQEIKFGKVSKSELEEKFHPLDSTVDAAYLLKKRRTYFRYDVQNGFKVVTDYHERIKIYTKEGFKYANKKITYYKPKSGDKEKINSIKAYTFNIENGKIVKQKLLKKEIFDEQINKFRSQKKLTLPNIKKGTVIDIEYTLTSPYYNIETLNFQYNIPVKQLTYKIEIPEYFIFNKRSKGYYSIPLKESSERGQVNFGQNNYVDYTSTKYSFTHNNIPHIKENEPFSGNIDNYIGGIQFELSATNFPNSMYKNYSTNWEGVCKTIYTSSSFGNELKKSKYYAKSLTALLESKKNDFEKTETILNFVKSKVKWNEYYSKYTNEGVKKAYKDGVGNSAEINLMLTSMLRFAGIDANPVLVSTKNNGTPLFPTREGYNYVISKVNLSNGKYILLDATEKYSLPNTLPYRTLNWNGREILKNGASKTVNLIPLSHAKENNTLYINLDETGTAEGLLRKTFTGHSALFYRKENNIKKEEDIITSLEEQYNVEIEDFKLLNKEKLSKPILQTLKFTGDDFIEDINNKLYFSPLFFLATKENPFKSKDRNFPVDYGMPWKDTFSVVISIPENYTVESFPEDIAIGLPENMGVFKHQITIKRNKIKLSAVLQINTNIITPEYYTVLKEFYGQLVKKQTEKIVLIKK; encoded by the coding sequence ATGAAAATCATTAACCTCATTATTACACTACTTTTTTTAGTGAAAATTAATGCCCAAGAAATAAAATTTGGCAAAGTATCAAAATCCGAACTTGAAGAAAAATTTCACCCTTTAGATTCTACTGTTGATGCTGCTTATCTTTTAAAAAAAAGAAGAACTTATTTTAGATATGATGTTCAAAATGGCTTTAAAGTCGTTACCGATTACCACGAAAGAATAAAAATATACACGAAAGAAGGTTTTAAATACGCTAACAAAAAGATAACTTATTATAAACCTAAATCTGGAGATAAAGAAAAGATAAATTCTATTAAAGCATATACTTTTAATATTGAAAATGGAAAAATTGTAAAACAAAAATTATTAAAAAAAGAAATATTCGATGAACAAATAAATAAGTTCAGGAGTCAAAAAAAACTTACACTCCCGAATATAAAAAAGGGAACTGTTATTGACATAGAATATACTTTAACATCACCATATTATAACATTGAAACATTAAATTTTCAATATAACATCCCTGTCAAGCAATTAACTTATAAAATAGAAATTCCGGAATATTTTATTTTTAATAAACGATCGAAAGGTTATTACAGCATACCTTTAAAAGAATCTTCAGAGAGAGGTCAGGTTAACTTTGGTCAAAATAACTATGTAGACTACACCTCTACAAAATATTCTTTCACACACAATAATATTCCTCACATAAAAGAAAACGAACCCTTTTCAGGAAACATAGATAACTATATCGGTGGTATTCAATTTGAACTCTCTGCTACTAACTTCCCAAACTCTATGTATAAAAATTATTCGACTAATTGGGAAGGTGTTTGTAAAACAATTTATACATCATCAAGTTTTGGTAATGAACTTAAAAAAAGTAAGTACTACGCAAAAAGCTTAACAGCCCTCCTAGAATCAAAAAAAAATGATTTTGAAAAAACAGAAACTATATTAAATTTTGTAAAATCGAAAGTAAAATGGAACGAATACTACAGTAAATACACTAACGAAGGTGTAAAAAAAGCTTATAAAGATGGAGTTGGTAATTCTGCCGAAATAAACCTTATGCTTACTTCAATGTTACGTTTTGCTGGAATAGATGCAAACCCTGTTCTAGTTAGTACTAAAAACAACGGAACTCCTTTATTTCCAACAAGAGAAGGCTATAATTACGTTATATCAAAAGTAAATCTTTCAAATGGAAAATATATTTTATTAGATGCTACAGAAAAATACTCTCTCCCTAATACACTTCCATACAGAACATTAAACTGGAATGGTAGAGAAATATTAAAAAACGGTGCTTCAAAAACAGTAAATCTAATACCTTTAAGCCATGCAAAAGAAAATAACACTTTATATATAAATCTAGACGAGACTGGTACCGCTGAGGGATTACTAAGAAAAACATTTACTGGGCATTCTGCATTATTTTATCGTAAGGAAAATAATATTAAAAAAGAAGAAGATATTATCACTTCTTTAGAAGAACAATATAATGTAGAAATCGAAGATTTCAAACTATTAAATAAAGAGAAGTTATCTAAACCCATATTACAAACCTTAAAATTTACTGGAGATGATTTCATTGAAGATATAAACAATAAGTTATATTTCTCTCCTCTTTTCTTTCTCGCTACAAAAGAGAATCCTTTTAAATCAAAAGATAGAAATTTTCCTGTAGATTACGGAATGCCATGGAAAGATACTTTTTCAGTTGTAATTTCTATTCCTGAAAACTACACTGTAGAATCTTTTCCAGAAGATATAGCTATTGGCTTACCAGAAAATATGGGTGTTTTTAAACATCAAATTACTATTAAAAGAAATAAAATTAAACTTTCAGCTGTATTACAAATAAACACAAATATAATTACTCCTGAATATTACACTGTTTTAAAAGAATTTTACGGCCAACTGGTAAAAAAACAAACTGAAAAAATTGTATTAATAAAAAAATAA
- a CDS encoding DUF3857 domain-containing protein: protein MKKITPAILLIVLFFCANIVAQKNNNLSSLFIPKELKENANAIIRHNEVSINILASDKMVVTEKRIITVLDKLGKTHVDAYKNYSNDTKIIKLTATIYDALGNKIKKYSKNEFKDISAIDGGTLYSDSRVKFLEYTPTSYPYTVVLESEYKNSSTGFIPKWFPIENYNIGIEKSIYNINNPLKISYRKREKNLNGYTIEKSSNENSLRYSLTNQKAIKHEKNTVSRDDFLPNLSISLNQFSLKGVKGIAKDWSEFGGWMYSKLIKNQNQLSPNTVAKVKNLVKNTSTSVEKAKIIYEYVQNKTRYISVQVDIGGWQPIAASKVDNVSYGDCKGLTNYTKALLDAVGVKSYHTIVYAGNNKNIDKNFTALQGNHMILNLPNEGNDIWLECTSQTAPFGFLGSSTDARDVLVITPNGGIIKRTPAYTNNNQSISATIKLLANGNTNATLTRKSYGTQYGEKYHIKNYTKKELDKYYKSNVWDYNNNLEVENVVLENNKEKVEFIEKIDVKIKNFATVKDSSYLFKLNVFNRITSIPKRYRNRQRKLAIKGAFTDNDTFIFKIPEGFTFLSLPQDKSISNKFGSYKIAFKKLDDSSFQYNREFSLKKGIHSKEDYKAYRKFRKTVAKYDNIRTELNKK from the coding sequence ATGAAAAAAATTACTCCTGCTATTTTATTAATAGTACTATTCTTTTGTGCCAATATAGTAGCTCAAAAAAACAATAATTTATCTTCTTTATTTATACCTAAAGAATTAAAAGAAAATGCTAATGCTATAATTAGGCATAACGAAGTTTCTATTAATATTTTGGCATCAGATAAAATGGTAGTTACAGAAAAAAGAATAATAACGGTATTAGATAAACTTGGAAAAACACATGTCGATGCTTATAAAAATTATAGTAACGATACAAAAATCATAAAGTTAACGGCAACTATATATGATGCTTTAGGTAATAAAATAAAGAAATATTCTAAAAACGAATTTAAAGATATAAGCGCTATAGACGGAGGTACTTTATATTCTGATTCTAGAGTAAAATTTTTAGAGTATACACCTACTTCTTACCCCTACACTGTGGTTTTAGAATCTGAGTATAAAAATTCTTCTACCGGATTCATCCCTAAATGGTTTCCTATTGAAAATTATAATATAGGTATTGAAAAAAGTATTTACAATATAAATAACCCTTTAAAAATCTCTTATAGAAAAAGAGAAAAAAACCTTAATGGGTATACTATTGAAAAATCTTCCAATGAAAATAGTTTAAGATATTCTTTAACAAATCAGAAAGCTATTAAACACGAAAAAAATACTGTTAGCCGTGATGATTTTTTGCCTAATCTTTCAATTTCTTTAAACCAATTTAGTTTAAAAGGAGTTAAAGGTATTGCAAAAGATTGGAGTGAGTTTGGAGGTTGGATGTATTCTAAATTAATAAAAAATCAGAATCAACTATCTCCTAATACTGTTGCTAAAGTTAAAAACTTAGTTAAAAACACAAGCACTTCAGTTGAAAAAGCAAAGATAATTTATGAATATGTACAGAATAAAACCAGATATATTAGTGTTCAAGTTGATATAGGTGGTTGGCAACCAATAGCTGCTAGCAAAGTTGACAATGTTAGTTACGGTGACTGTAAAGGTCTTACAAACTACACAAAAGCTCTTTTAGATGCTGTTGGTGTTAAATCATACCACACAATTGTATATGCTGGTAACAATAAAAATATTGATAAAAATTTCACTGCTCTTCAAGGTAATCATATGATTTTAAATCTTCCTAATGAAGGAAATGATATTTGGTTGGAATGCACTAGTCAAACTGCTCCTTTTGGTTTTTTAGGTAGCTCTACTGACGCTAGAGATGTTCTGGTTATTACTCCAAATGGAGGAATAATTAAAAGAACACCAGCTTACACAAATAATAATCAATCCATTAGCGCAACAATTAAGTTACTTGCTAATGGAAATACTAATGCTACTTTAACAAGAAAATCATATGGAACCCAATATGGAGAAAAATACCATATTAAAAATTACACTAAAAAAGAACTTGATAAATATTACAAATCAAACGTTTGGGATTACAATAACAACTTAGAAGTTGAAAACGTAGTACTTGAAAACAATAAAGAAAAAGTTGAATTTATTGAAAAAATTGATGTGAAAATTAAAAATTTTGCAACAGTTAAAGATAGCAGTTATTTATTTAAACTGAATGTTTTTAATAGAATTACAAGCATTCCTAAAAGGTATAGAAATAGACAACGGAAATTAGCTATTAAAGGAGCGTTTACAGATAACGATACATTTATTTTTAAAATACCAGAAGGGTTTACCTTTTTAAGTTTACCACAAGACAAAAGTATTTCTAATAAGTTTGGAAGCTATAAGATCGCTTTTAAAAAATTAGATGATTCTTCTTTTCAATACAACAGAGAGTTTTCTTTAAAGAAAGGAATACATTCAAAAGAAGATTATAAAGCCTACAGAAAGTTTAGAAAAACAGTTGCTAAATACGATAATATTAGAACCGAATTGAATAAAAAATAA
- a CDS encoding DUF4407 domain-containing protein → MLKQFFLICSGVDLVLIKDCSNGEQNKYAGIGATIFFTALMATIACSYALYTVFDNIYTSIFFGFIWGLLIFNLDRFIVSTIKKKASKRQEIAQVVPRLILAFIIAVVISKPLELKIFEKEINQVLLTEKNQMTLDNKTQIAQQFTPELTKLTSEISTLKDEITAKENETNKLYETYIAEAEGRKGTKRLGKGPVYKEKRAKHDASLADFNQFKKTTTEKITLKENAIADLIEKQKLTEAKTQPVISNFDGLMARINALNTLPWLPSFFIFLLFLAIETAPIFSKLISSKSEYDFKLENQESIIKTWIQQQVHQREAILQTDVDINNKIYSDLKTEEELYNYKQKIARNLLKSQADSFFKNQQEIL, encoded by the coding sequence ATGTTAAAACAATTTTTTCTCATTTGTTCTGGAGTAGACTTGGTATTAATTAAAGATTGCTCTAACGGTGAACAAAATAAATACGCAGGTATAGGTGCTACAATATTTTTTACTGCATTGATGGCTACCATTGCTTGTAGCTATGCTTTATATACTGTTTTTGATAATATATACACTTCTATCTTTTTTGGCTTTATCTGGGGACTTTTAATATTTAACCTAGATAGATTTATTGTTTCTACCATTAAAAAAAAGGCTTCAAAACGACAAGAAATAGCACAAGTTGTTCCTCGATTAATTTTAGCCTTTATTATTGCCGTGGTGATATCAAAACCATTGGAATTAAAGATTTTTGAAAAGGAAATAAATCAAGTATTGTTAACTGAGAAAAACCAAATGACACTTGATAATAAAACACAAATAGCTCAGCAATTTACCCCAGAATTAACAAAATTAACCTCAGAGATTTCAACCTTAAAAGATGAAATAACTGCTAAAGAAAACGAGACCAACAAACTCTACGAAACATATATTGCAGAAGCTGAAGGTAGAAAAGGCACCAAACGACTAGGTAAAGGGCCTGTTTATAAAGAAAAAAGAGCCAAACATGATGCCTCCCTCGCAGATTTTAATCAATTTAAAAAAACAACTACAGAAAAAATTACGCTAAAGGAAAATGCTATTGCTGATTTAATTGAAAAGCAAAAATTAACAGAAGCCAAAACACAGCCTGTTATTTCAAATTTTGATGGTTTAATGGCTAGAATTAATGCCTTAAATACATTACCATGGTTACCTTCGTTCTTTATTTTCTTGTTATTCTTAGCAATTGAAACGGCTCCTATTTTCTCTAAATTAATCAGTTCGAAAAGTGAATATGATTTTAAATTAGAAAATCAAGAGTCAATTATAAAAACATGGATTCAACAACAAGTACATCAGCGTGAAGCAATTTTACAAACAGATGTTGATATAAACAATAAAATTTATTCTGATTTAAAAACTGAAGAAGAACTATACAACTACAAACAAAAAATAGCTCGTAACCTACTAAAAAGTCAAGCAGATAGCTTTTTTAAAAATCAACAAGAGATTTTATAA
- a CDS encoding dipeptidase → MKDVQEYIAQHKDRFINELVELLKIPSVSADAAYKKDVLNTADAVKNSLEKAGCDKVEICETPGYPIVYGEKIIDPNLPTVLVYGHYDVQPADPIELWTSPPFEPVIKKTEVHPEGAIFARGACDDKGQMYMHVKAMEYMTATGNLPCNVKFMIEGEEEVGSESLSWFVPRNIEKLANDVILISDTGMIANDIPSITTGLRGLSYVEVEVTGPNRDLHSGLYGGAVANPINVLTKMIASLHDENNHITIPGFYDNVEELSLEERAEMAKAPFSLENYEKALDINSVYGEAGYTTNERNAIRPTLDVNGIWGGYTGEGAKTVIASKAYAKISMRLVPNQDCHDITDLFKNHFESIAPKGVTVKVTPHHGGQGYVTPIDNIGYKAASKAYQDTFGKTPIPQRSGGSIPIVALFEKELKSKVILMGFGLDSDAIHSPNEHFGVWNYLKGIETIPHFYKYFTELSK, encoded by the coding sequence ATGAAAGACGTTCAAGAATATATTGCGCAACATAAAGATAGATTTATAAACGAGCTTGTCGAATTATTAAAAATACCTTCTGTAAGTGCAGATGCTGCCTACAAAAAAGATGTATTAAATACTGCCGATGCTGTTAAAAATAGTTTAGAAAAAGCAGGCTGCGATAAAGTAGAGATTTGTGAAACTCCTGGATACCCTATTGTTTATGGAGAAAAAATAATAGATCCTAACCTACCAACCGTTTTAGTGTATGGACATTACGATGTACAACCTGCTGACCCGATTGAATTATGGACTTCTCCTCCTTTTGAACCTGTAATTAAAAAAACAGAAGTTCATCCTGAAGGTGCAATTTTTGCGCGTGGTGCTTGTGATGATAAAGGGCAAATGTACATGCATGTAAAGGCCATGGAATATATGACCGCTACAGGAAACCTACCTTGTAATGTGAAATTTATGATTGAGGGTGAAGAAGAAGTTGGATCTGAAAGTCTAAGTTGGTTTGTACCTAGAAACATAGAAAAATTAGCCAATGATGTTATTTTAATTTCTGATACAGGAATGATTGCAAACGACATTCCATCTATTACAACAGGTTTAAGAGGCTTAAGTTATGTTGAGGTTGAGGTTACCGGCCCAAATAGAGATTTACACTCTGGTTTATATGGTGGTGCTGTTGCAAACCCTATTAATGTATTAACAAAAATGATTGCCTCATTACATGATGAAAACAATCATATTACCATTCCTGGTTTTTACGATAATGTAGAAGAATTATCTTTAGAGGAAAGAGCTGAAATGGCAAAAGCACCTTTTTCTTTAGAAAATTATGAAAAAGCATTAGATATAAACTCAGTTTATGGTGAAGCAGGATACACAACAAACGAACGTAACGCTATTAGACCTACTTTAGATGTAAACGGAATTTGGGGTGGCTATACTGGTGAAGGTGCTAAAACTGTAATTGCTTCTAAAGCATATGCTAAAATTTCAATGCGTTTGGTTCCAAATCAAGATTGTCATGATATTACCGATTTATTTAAAAATCACTTCGAAAGTATCGCTCCAAAGGGTGTTACTGTAAAGGTAACTCCACATCACGGCGGACAAGGTTATGTTACACCAATAGACAATATAGGTTACAAAGCTGCAAGTAAAGCATATCAAGATACTTTTGGTAAAACACCAATACCACAAAGAAGTGGAGGAAGTATTCCTATTGTTGCTTTGTTTGAAAAAGAATTAAAAAGTAAAGTTATATTAATGGGATTCGGATTAGATTCTGATGCCATTCACTCACCTAACGAACATTTTGGGGTTTGGAATTATTTAAAAGGAATTGAAACAATTCCTCATTTTTATAAATATTTTACTGAGTTATCAAAATAA